From Micromonospora rifamycinica, a single genomic window includes:
- a CDS encoding 5-(carboxyamino)imidazole ribonucleotide synthase → MDSRTGLPVVGMVGGGQLARMTHQAAIALGQSLRVLALTPDDGAALVAADVQFGDHTDLAALRTFAKGCDVVTFDHEHVPTEHIRALAAEGVKLFPPADALLHAQDKRAMRERLGALGAPNPAWRPVADPADLLAFGAQQGWPVVLKAARGGYDGRGVWLVDDAGQAGELAATLLAGGTSLIVEERVPLRRELAVQVARSPFGQVAVYPVVETVQRDGICVEVLAPAPELPEELAVAAQQLAIDLATALGVVGLLAVELFQTDAGLVVNELAMRPHNSGHWTIEGARTSQFEQHLRAVLDYPMGDTALTAPVVVMANVLGGEPGGISLDERLHHLFAAEPGARVHLYGKQVRPGRKIGHVTVLGNDLDDVRERAARAARWLREGHA, encoded by the coding sequence ATGGACTCCCGTACCGGTCTGCCCGTCGTCGGCATGGTGGGTGGCGGCCAACTGGCCCGGATGACCCACCAGGCCGCCATCGCCCTCGGCCAGTCACTGCGCGTGCTGGCGCTCACCCCCGACGACGGTGCCGCGCTCGTCGCCGCCGACGTGCAGTTCGGCGACCACACCGACCTCGCCGCACTGCGCACCTTCGCCAAGGGCTGTGACGTGGTCACCTTCGACCACGAGCACGTCCCGACGGAGCACATCCGTGCCCTGGCCGCCGAGGGCGTGAAGCTGTTCCCGCCCGCCGACGCGCTGCTGCACGCCCAGGACAAGCGGGCCATGCGGGAACGGCTCGGCGCGTTGGGCGCCCCGAACCCCGCGTGGCGGCCGGTGGCCGACCCGGCGGACCTGCTCGCCTTCGGTGCGCAGCAGGGCTGGCCGGTGGTGCTCAAGGCGGCCCGGGGCGGCTACGACGGGCGCGGCGTCTGGCTGGTCGACGATGCCGGGCAGGCCGGCGAGCTGGCCGCCACCCTGCTCGCCGGGGGCACCTCGCTGATCGTCGAGGAGCGGGTGCCGCTGCGCCGGGAGCTGGCCGTGCAGGTGGCCCGCTCGCCTTTCGGGCAGGTCGCCGTCTACCCGGTGGTGGAGACGGTGCAGCGGGACGGGATCTGCGTCGAGGTGCTCGCCCCCGCGCCGGAGCTGCCGGAGGAGCTGGCGGTCGCCGCCCAGCAGCTCGCCATCGACCTGGCCACCGCGCTCGGGGTGGTCGGCCTGCTGGCGGTGGAGCTGTTCCAGACCGACGCCGGGCTGGTCGTCAACGAGCTGGCGATGCGTCCGCACAACTCCGGGCACTGGACCATCGAGGGGGCCCGCACCTCCCAGTTCGAGCAGCACCTGCGGGCGGTGCTCGACTACCCGATGGGGGACACCGCGCTGACCGCCCCGGTGGTGGTGATGGCGAACGTGCTCGGCGGCGAGCCGGGCGGGATCTCCCTCGACGAGCGGCTGCACCACCTCTTCGCCGCCGAACCGGGTGCCCGGGTGCACCTCTACGGCAAGCAGGTCCGACCGGGCCGCAAGATCGGGCACGTCACGGTGCTCGGCAACGACCTGGACGACGTACGGGAGCGGGCGGCG
- a CDS encoding thioredoxin domain-containing protein: MNRLAKATSPYLLQHADNPVDWWPWCDEAFAEAKRRDVPVLVSVGYSACHWCHVMAHESFEDETVGALVNAGFVAIKVDREERPDVDAVYMTATQAMTGQGGWPMTVFATPDGTPFFCGTYFPKPNFVRLLESVGTAWREQREAVLRQGAAVVEAIGGAQAVGGPTAPLTAELLDAAADQLAREYDETNGGFGGAPKFPPHMNLLFLLRHHRRTGSARSLEIVRHTAEAMARGGLHDQLAGGFARYSVDAHWTVPHFEKMLYDNALLLRVYTQLWRLTGDPLASRVARDTARFLADELHRPGDGFASALDADTEGVEGLTYAWTPAQLVEVLGEDDGRWAADLFDVTEAGTFEHGTSVLRLARDVDDADPAVRDRWRGVVGRLLAARDTRPQPARDDKVVAAWNGLAITALVEFVQVAALLVAPDDEDANLMDGVAIVADGALRDAAEHLAAVHLVDGRLRRASRDRTVGEPAGVLEDHGCVAEAFCALHQFTGDGRWLELAGGLLDVALARFAAPDGGFYDTADDAERLVARPADPTDNATPSGRSAIVAALTAYAALTGETRYREAAEAALSTVAPIVGRHARFTGYAAAAGEALLSGPYEIAVVTDDPAGDPLVAAAHRHAPPGAVVVAGRPDQPGVPLLAGRPRVDGLPTAYVCRGFVCQRPVTSVDDLVTQLG, encoded by the coding sequence GTGAACCGACTCGCCAAGGCCACCTCGCCGTACCTGCTCCAGCACGCCGACAACCCGGTCGACTGGTGGCCGTGGTGCGACGAGGCGTTCGCCGAGGCGAAACGGCGGGACGTCCCGGTGCTCGTCTCGGTCGGCTATTCCGCCTGCCACTGGTGCCACGTGATGGCCCACGAGTCGTTCGAGGACGAGACGGTCGGCGCACTGGTCAACGCCGGCTTCGTGGCGATCAAGGTGGACCGCGAGGAACGCCCCGACGTCGACGCCGTCTACATGACCGCCACCCAGGCGATGACCGGCCAGGGCGGGTGGCCGATGACGGTCTTCGCCACCCCCGACGGCACCCCGTTCTTCTGCGGCACGTACTTCCCGAAGCCCAACTTCGTCCGGCTGCTGGAGTCGGTCGGCACCGCCTGGCGGGAGCAGCGGGAGGCGGTGCTGCGGCAGGGCGCCGCAGTGGTCGAGGCGATCGGCGGCGCCCAGGCCGTCGGCGGCCCCACCGCCCCGCTCACCGCCGAGCTGCTCGACGCCGCCGCCGACCAACTGGCCCGAGAGTACGACGAAACCAACGGCGGCTTCGGCGGCGCACCGAAATTCCCGCCGCACATGAACCTGCTCTTCCTGCTGCGGCACCACCGGCGCACCGGCTCGGCGCGCAGCCTGGAGATCGTCCGGCACACCGCCGAGGCGATGGCCCGGGGCGGCCTGCACGACCAGCTCGCCGGGGGGTTCGCCCGCTACTCGGTGGACGCCCACTGGACGGTGCCGCACTTCGAGAAGATGCTCTACGACAACGCCCTGCTGCTGCGGGTCTACACCCAGCTGTGGCGGCTCACCGGCGACCCGCTGGCCAGCCGGGTGGCCCGGGACACCGCCCGGTTCCTCGCCGACGAGCTGCACCGCCCCGGGGACGGCTTCGCCTCCGCGCTCGACGCCGACACCGAGGGGGTGGAGGGCCTCACCTACGCCTGGACCCCGGCCCAGCTCGTCGAGGTGCTCGGCGAGGACGACGGCCGGTGGGCGGCCGACCTGTTCGACGTCACCGAGGCGGGCACCTTCGAGCACGGCACGAGCGTGCTGCGGCTGGCCCGGGACGTCGACGACGCCGACCCGGCGGTCCGGGACCGCTGGCGCGGTGTGGTGGGCCGGCTGCTCGCCGCCCGGGACACCCGCCCCCAACCGGCCCGCGACGACAAGGTGGTGGCCGCCTGGAACGGACTGGCGATCACCGCGCTCGTCGAGTTCGTCCAGGTCGCCGCGCTCCTGGTGGCCCCCGACGACGAGGACGCCAACCTGATGGACGGTGTGGCCATCGTCGCCGACGGGGCGCTGCGGGACGCCGCCGAGCACCTGGCCGCCGTGCACCTGGTCGACGGCCGGCTGCGCCGCGCCTCCCGGGACCGGACGGTCGGCGAACCGGCCGGGGTGCTGGAGGACCACGGCTGCGTGGCCGAGGCGTTCTGCGCGCTGCACCAGTTCACCGGCGACGGGCGCTGGCTGGAGCTGGCCGGCGGCCTGCTGGACGTCGCGCTGGCCCGGTTCGCCGCCCCGGACGGCGGCTTCTACGACACCGCCGACGACGCCGAACGGCTGGTCGCCCGCCCGGCCGACCCGACCGACAACGCCACCCCGTCGGGCCGGTCGGCGATCGTGGCGGCGCTGACCGCGTACGCGGCGCTGACCGGGGAGACCCGCTACCGGGAGGCGGCCGAGGCGGCCCTGTCGACCGTCGCGCCGATCGTCGGCCGGCACGCCCGGTTCACCGGGTACGCGGCGGCGGCGGGTGAGGCGCTGCTCTCCGGGCCGTACGAGATCGCGGTGGTCACCGACGACCCGGCCGGGGATCCGCTGGTCGCCGCCGCGCACCGGCACGCCCCACCCGGCGCGGTGGTGGTCGCCGGCCGGCCGGACCAGCCCGGCGTGCCACTGCTCGCCGGTCGGCCCCGGGTCGACGGGCTGCCCACCGCGTACGTCTGCCGGGGGTTCGTCTGCCAGCGGCCGGTGACCTCGGTCGACGACCTGGTGACCCAGCTCGGCTGA
- a CDS encoding phosphatidylinositol-specific phospholipase C domain-containing protein yields the protein MRGSRLLSALTSVAVVAAVFGTTGHASAAVDPGTRVSATTVVGTHNAYERGTYPYLAQALDARPGLIELDVWPDIITKQWRVSHSNPLGNDNNCVAATTPAQLYTGTRNKNLEHCLDDIRLWFDAHPDAGPLQLKLELKTGFSSRTGQGPVQLDAVLAARLGSRVFRPADLRGGYATLDAAARANAWPTRAQLAGKVIVELIPGTVEEGNPTDTLWTDIEYAQHLVGLAAAGTLGQAQAFPAVHRAQAGDPRSRYADTGLRPWFVLFDGDASAYVTGGIDTSWYDTNHYLLVMTDAQNVPPAVGNTDPAAARARLAQLAAAHASVASADWAALPTVVGEVLPRG from the coding sequence ATGCGCGGTTCCCGTCTCCTGTCGGCGCTCACCTCGGTCGCCGTGGTCGCGGCGGTGTTCGGCACCACCGGCCACGCCTCGGCCGCGGTGGACCCCGGCACCCGGGTCTCGGCGACCACCGTGGTCGGTACGCACAACGCGTACGAACGCGGCACGTACCCCTATCTGGCGCAGGCGCTCGACGCCCGCCCCGGCCTGATCGAGCTGGACGTCTGGCCGGACATCATCACCAAGCAGTGGCGGGTCAGCCACTCCAACCCGCTGGGCAACGACAACAACTGCGTCGCCGCCACCACCCCCGCGCAGCTCTACACCGGCACCCGCAACAAGAACCTGGAGCACTGCCTGGACGACATCAGGCTCTGGTTCGACGCCCACCCCGACGCCGGCCCGCTGCAACTCAAGCTGGAGCTGAAGACCGGCTTCAGCAGCCGTACCGGACAGGGGCCGGTCCAGCTCGACGCCGTGCTCGCCGCCCGGCTCGGCAGCCGGGTGTTCCGCCCCGCCGACCTGCGCGGCGGATACGCCACCCTGGACGCCGCCGCCCGCGCGAACGCCTGGCCCACCCGGGCGCAGCTCGCCGGAAAGGTGATCGTGGAGCTGATCCCCGGCACCGTCGAGGAGGGCAACCCCACCGACACCCTGTGGACCGACATCGAGTACGCCCAGCACCTCGTCGGCCTGGCGGCGGCCGGCACCCTCGGCCAGGCACAGGCGTTCCCGGCGGTGCACCGCGCCCAGGCCGGCGACCCGCGCAGCCGGTACGCCGACACCGGCCTGCGCCCGTGGTTCGTGCTCTTCGACGGCGACGCCAGCGCGTACGTCACCGGCGGCATCGACACGTCCTGGTACGACACCAACCACTACCTGCTGGTGATGACCGACGCGCAGAACGTCCCCCCGGCGGTCGGCAACACCGACCCGGCGGCCGCCCGTGCCCGGCTCGCCCAGCTCGCCGCCGCCCACGCCAGCGTGGCGTCCGCCGACTGGGCGGCGCTGCCGACGGTGGTCGGCGAGGTTCTTCCCCGCGGCTGA
- a CDS encoding putative bifunctional diguanylate cyclase/phosphodiesterase produces MRLLTVAVAVTALVAVVLGLRLPVDLPPDDPVPGAARFGIAVVVFAVAQLARLRFRTATGMVSLTWGEAALIVCLHLTPAGWLPAAALLGTGAAWTAMSLAADRRAPLELVRIATSLTAATALAVTVATALGAPLLAGPTPALVPALVVGAVGYLLTTAGLGGAALALRHGTAVGPPLLAAVRGKLLMFVGNVAVGLVVVALLEIDPRWLLVLPPLLWLLQQTYRHRLRADQEQRTWRAFAEATAALNQLDERGVATAAVTGALALFGAELVDVDVARGDGRWRRYRGDASGQVRGREVGPPDGAAPDAGELVRALVVGDVQVGQLRVRFPAAGPPGDRERDALAAYSDALAAALHDAATHRELRLVSARSSYDAVHDALTGLVNRTALLSKGDQALRQLAHDHPVALLLLDIDQFKEVNDTLGHAAGDRLLQLTGNRLGDLARSGDLLARLGGDEFALLLTSVPVLGDRAAPMAYALRQAREIAERLAAPTEVAGVRMSVEVSVGVVVAGAGTADLTELLRRADIAMYQAKEGGGSVAAYDSARDAASTDQLALLAELREALQAEDQLVLALQPAVDLATGAPTGVEALIRWQHPRRGWLSPADFIRPVEHSEQLGTFTRYVLDKALSVAAGWARDGLDVPISVNLSARSLLDPRLPAEIADALRRHQVPAHRLVLEITETVVMSELEVIDEVLANLRTMGVQLAVDDFGTGFSSLSFVTRIAVDELKVDRSFVIRMADSPEAAAIVRATVGLAHELGLRVVAEGVETAEQRAALVALGCTAAQGYHFFKPMPADKIGAVLGSLRDSAESNVFPLRADGAS; encoded by the coding sequence GTGCGCCTGCTGACCGTCGCCGTCGCGGTGACGGCGTTGGTGGCGGTGGTGCTCGGCCTGCGCCTGCCGGTCGACCTGCCGCCCGACGACCCGGTCCCGGGGGCGGCCCGCTTCGGCATCGCCGTCGTCGTGTTCGCGGTGGCCCAGCTCGCCCGGCTGAGGTTCCGCACCGCCACCGGCATGGTCAGCCTCACCTGGGGCGAAGCGGCGCTGATCGTCTGTCTGCACCTCACCCCGGCCGGCTGGTTGCCGGCCGCCGCGCTGCTCGGCACCGGGGCGGCCTGGACGGCGATGTCGCTGGCCGCCGACCGTCGTGCCCCGCTGGAGCTGGTGCGGATCGCCACCTCGCTGACGGCGGCGACCGCGCTCGCCGTGACCGTCGCCACCGCCCTCGGTGCGCCGCTGCTGGCCGGTCCCACCCCGGCGCTCGTCCCCGCCCTGGTCGTCGGCGCGGTCGGCTACCTGCTCACCACCGCCGGGCTGGGCGGGGCCGCCCTGGCCCTGCGGCACGGCACGGCGGTCGGCCCGCCGCTGCTCGCTGCGGTGCGCGGCAAGTTGCTGATGTTCGTCGGCAACGTGGCGGTCGGCCTGGTCGTGGTGGCGCTGCTGGAGATCGACCCCCGCTGGCTGCTGGTGCTGCCCCCGCTGCTCTGGCTGCTCCAGCAGACCTACCGGCACCGGCTCCGCGCCGACCAGGAACAACGCACCTGGCGTGCGTTCGCCGAGGCGACCGCCGCCCTCAACCAGCTCGACGAGCGGGGGGTGGCCACCGCCGCGGTGACCGGCGCGCTCGCCCTGTTCGGCGCCGAACTGGTGGACGTGGACGTGGCCCGGGGCGACGGCCGGTGGCGGCGCTACCGGGGGGACGCCTCCGGTCAGGTGCGGGGCCGGGAGGTCGGGCCACCCGACGGGGCGGCCCCGGACGCCGGCGAGCTGGTCCGCGCGCTGGTCGTCGGCGACGTCCAGGTCGGACAGTTGCGGGTCCGGTTCCCCGCCGCCGGCCCGCCGGGCGACCGGGAGCGGGACGCGCTGGCCGCCTACTCCGACGCGCTGGCCGCCGCCCTGCACGACGCGGCGACCCACCGGGAGCTGCGGCTGGTCAGCGCCCGCTCGTCGTACGACGCGGTGCACGACGCGCTGACCGGACTGGTCAACCGGACGGCCCTGCTGAGCAAGGGTGACCAGGCGCTGCGGCAGCTCGCCCACGACCACCCGGTGGCTCTGCTGCTGCTCGACATCGACCAGTTCAAAGAGGTCAACGACACCCTCGGGCACGCCGCCGGTGACCGGCTGCTCCAGCTCACCGGCAACCGGTTGGGCGACCTGGCCCGCTCCGGTGACCTGCTCGCCCGGCTCGGTGGCGACGAGTTCGCCCTGCTGCTGACGTCGGTCCCGGTGCTCGGTGACCGGGCCGCCCCGATGGCGTACGCGCTGCGGCAGGCCCGGGAGATCGCCGAGCGGCTGGCCGCGCCGACCGAGGTGGCCGGGGTACGGATGTCGGTCGAGGTGTCGGTGGGGGTGGTGGTCGCCGGGGCGGGCACCGCCGACCTGACCGAGCTGCTGCGCCGGGCCGACATCGCGATGTACCAGGCGAAGGAGGGCGGCGGCAGCGTCGCCGCGTACGACAGCGCCCGGGACGCCGCCAGCACCGACCAGCTGGCCCTGCTCGCCGAGCTGCGGGAGGCGTTGCAGGCCGAGGACCAGCTGGTGCTGGCCCTGCAACCGGCGGTCGACCTGGCCACCGGCGCCCCGACCGGGGTGGAGGCGCTGATCCGCTGGCAGCACCCCCGGCGGGGCTGGCTCAGCCCGGCCGACTTCATCCGCCCGGTGGAACACAGCGAACAGCTCGGCACCTTCACCCGGTACGTGCTGGACAAGGCGCTCTCGGTGGCCGCCGGGTGGGCCCGGGACGGGCTGGACGTGCCGATCTCGGTGAACCTCTCGGCGCGCAGCCTGCTCGACCCCCGGCTGCCGGCGGAGATCGCGGACGCGCTGCGCCGGCACCAGGTGCCGGCGCACCGGCTGGTCCTGGAGATCACCGAGACGGTGGTGATGAGCGAGCTGGAGGTGATCGACGAGGTGCTGGCGAACCTGCGCACGATGGGCGTCCAGTTGGCGGTCGACGACTTCGGCACCGGGTTCTCGTCGCTGTCCTTCGTGACCCGGATCGCGGTGGACGAGTTGAAGGTGGACCGGTCCTTCGTGATCCGGATGGCCGACTCGCCGGAGGCGGCGGCGATCGTCCGGGCCACCGTCGGGCTGGCGCACGAGTTGGGGTTGCGGGTGGTCGCCGAGGGGGTGGAGACGGCCGAGCAGCGGGCCGCGCTGGTGGCGCTGGGCTGCACCGCCGCCCAGGGTTACCACTTCTTCAAGCCGATGCCGGCCGACAAGATCGGCGCGGTGCTCGGCTCGCTGCGTGACTCCGCCGAGTCGAACGTCTTCCCCCTACGCGCCGACGGCGCCTCCTGA
- the mca gene encoding mycothiol conjugate amidase Mca, whose amino-acid sequence MAEKLRLMAVHAHPDDESSKGAATMAKYVAEGVDVLVVTCTGGERGSVLNPKLDRPDVWANIGEIRRAEMDAARAILGVEQAWLGFVDSGLPEGDPLPPLPEGCFALQDVDVAAGPLVKLMREFRPHVVTTYDEEGGYPHPDHIMCHKISMAAFEAAGDPARYPELGTPWQPLKLYYDIGFSRGKFLALHEGMLAAGLPSPYEDWLKRWDERPDKGTRITTRVECAEYFPVRDDALRAHATQVDPDGFWFQMPMELQQHAWPTEDFQLARSMVESPLPESDLFAGVREAAHAG is encoded by the coding sequence TTGGCAGAGAAGCTGCGTCTCATGGCCGTGCACGCACACCCGGACGACGAGTCCAGCAAGGGTGCCGCCACCATGGCGAAGTACGTCGCCGAGGGGGTGGACGTGCTGGTCGTGACGTGCACCGGGGGCGAACGGGGCAGCGTGCTCAACCCCAAGCTGGACCGCCCCGACGTGTGGGCGAACATCGGCGAGATCCGCCGGGCCGAGATGGACGCCGCCCGGGCGATTCTCGGCGTCGAGCAGGCCTGGCTGGGTTTCGTCGACTCGGGTCTGCCCGAGGGTGACCCGCTGCCGCCGCTGCCCGAGGGGTGCTTCGCCCTCCAGGACGTCGACGTGGCGGCCGGGCCGCTGGTCAAGCTGATGCGGGAGTTCCGCCCGCACGTGGTCACCACCTACGACGAGGAGGGCGGCTACCCGCACCCCGACCACATCATGTGCCACAAGATCAGCATGGCCGCGTTCGAGGCGGCTGGCGACCCGGCCCGCTACCCGGAACTGGGCACCCCGTGGCAGCCGCTGAAGCTCTACTACGACATCGGCTTCTCCCGGGGCAAGTTCCTGGCCCTGCACGAGGGCATGCTCGCGGCGGGCCTGCCCTCGCCGTACGAGGACTGGCTCAAGCGCTGGGACGAGCGGCCGGACAAGGGCACGCGGATCACCACCCGGGTGGAGTGCGCGGAGTACTTCCCGGTCCGCGACGACGCGCTGCGGGCGCACGCCACCCAGGTCGACCCGGACGGCTTCTGGTTCCAGATGCCGATGGAGCTCCAGCAGCACGCCTGGCCGACCGAGGATTTCCAGCTGGCCCGCTCGATGGTCGAGTCCCCGCTGCCGGAGTCCGACCTGTTCGCCGGGGTGCGGGAGGCCGCCCATGCCGGGTGA
- a CDS encoding DUF4307 domain-containing protein, producing the protein MTETHATIPGAAPVFPPGRYGRRREPERRRPLLRWLLAAVLITGLVLAATQLYQRYGDPEYKPEVITYTGITDTGVQVDFRVTVPPGGSAVCLVRARSHDGAEVGHEEVTVTAAPGQRHVTARHRLTTTGRPFIGEVVRCRPAG; encoded by the coding sequence GTGACCGAGACGCACGCCACAATTCCCGGGGCCGCGCCGGTCTTCCCGCCCGGCCGGTACGGACGCCGGCGCGAGCCCGAGCGCCGCCGACCGCTGCTGCGCTGGCTGCTGGCGGCCGTGCTGATCACCGGGTTGGTGCTCGCCGCGACCCAGCTCTACCAGCGGTACGGCGACCCGGAGTACAAGCCCGAGGTGATCACCTACACCGGGATCACCGACACCGGGGTGCAGGTCGACTTCCGGGTGACCGTGCCGCCGGGCGGCTCGGCGGTGTGCCTGGTGCGGGCCCGCTCCCACGACGGGGCCGAGGTGGGCCACGAGGAGGTGACCGTGACCGCGGCCCCCGGCCAGCGGCACGTCACCGCCCGGCACCGGCTCACCACCACCGGACGCCCGTTCATCGGCGAGGTGGTCCGCTGCCGCCCGGCCGGCTGA
- the greA gene encoding transcription elongation factor GreA encodes MSINDNKAPATWLSQDAHDRLQAELDELIANRAVIAAEINARREEGDLRENGGYHAAREEQGKAEGRILYLKELLRTAQVGEAPTADVVAPGMVVTIYFDDDENDTETFLLGSREIAATTELTVYSPEAALGQAILGGRPGQACTYTAPSGADIKVTIVSFEPFSG; translated from the coding sequence GTGTCCATCAATGACAACAAGGCGCCCGCCACCTGGCTGTCCCAGGACGCGCACGACCGCCTCCAGGCCGAGCTCGACGAGCTGATCGCCAACCGCGCGGTCATCGCCGCCGAGATCAACGCCCGGCGGGAAGAGGGCGACCTGCGGGAGAACGGCGGCTACCACGCTGCCCGCGAGGAGCAGGGCAAGGCCGAGGGCCGGATCCTCTACCTCAAGGAGTTGCTGCGTACCGCCCAGGTCGGCGAGGCGCCGACCGCCGACGTGGTGGCACCGGGCATGGTAGTGACGATCTACTTCGACGACGACGAGAACGACACCGAGACGTTCCTGCTCGGCTCGCGGGAGATCGCCGCCACCACCGAGCTGACGGTCTACAGCCCGGAGGCGGCGCTCGGCCAGGCCATCCTCGGCGGCCGTCCCGGTCAGGCCTGCACCTACACCGCGCCCAGCGGCGCGGACATCAAGGTGACCATCGTCAGCTTCGAGCCCTTCTCCGGCTGA
- the ilvA gene encoding threonine ammonia-lyase, translating into MTELVDLADVRAARELLAGVTRTTPLEPSRPLSATLAGPVWLKCENLQRAGSYKVRGAYVRIARLSAADRARGVVAASAGNHAQGVALAAGLVGTDATVFMPVNAPLPKVAATKGYGARIELVGNTVDESLVAAQTFAERTGAVFIHPFDHPDVIAGQGTVALEILEQCPEVQTIITGVGGGGLISGMAVAAKALRPDVRIIGVQAASAAAFPPSLAAGEPVRLPAFATIADGIAVGRPGELTFSHVRKLVDEMVTVTEEDISRALLMLLERGKQVVEPAGAVGVAALLAGAVPARTPAVAVLSGGNIDPLLMMRVIEHGLAAAGRYLRVTVRCSDRPGQLASLLTEIAGHRANVVDVEHQRATPHLRLGEVEVALSVETRGVEHSDTLISALRASGYQVVLTPGT; encoded by the coding sequence ATGACGGAACTGGTCGACCTCGCCGACGTCCGGGCCGCCCGGGAGTTGCTCGCCGGGGTCACCCGGACCACCCCGCTGGAGCCCTCCCGACCGTTGAGCGCGACGCTGGCCGGGCCGGTGTGGCTCAAGTGCGAGAACCTGCAACGCGCCGGGTCGTACAAGGTGCGCGGGGCGTACGTGCGGATCGCCCGGCTGTCGGCGGCCGACCGGGCCCGGGGGGTGGTCGCGGCCAGCGCCGGCAACCACGCCCAGGGGGTGGCGCTCGCCGCCGGCCTGGTCGGCACCGACGCCACGGTCTTCATGCCGGTCAACGCGCCGCTGCCGAAGGTGGCCGCCACCAAGGGGTACGGCGCACGGATCGAACTCGTCGGCAACACCGTCGACGAGTCGCTGGTGGCCGCGCAGACCTTCGCCGAGCGGACCGGAGCGGTGTTCATCCACCCGTTCGACCACCCGGACGTCATCGCCGGCCAGGGCACCGTCGCCCTGGAGATCCTCGAACAGTGCCCCGAGGTCCAGACGATCATCACGGGGGTCGGCGGCGGTGGTCTGATCTCCGGGATGGCGGTGGCCGCGAAGGCACTGCGGCCCGACGTCCGGATCATCGGCGTGCAGGCGGCCAGCGCCGCCGCCTTCCCGCCCTCGCTGGCCGCCGGGGAACCGGTCCGGTTGCCGGCGTTCGCCACGATCGCCGACGGTATCGCGGTCGGCCGACCGGGCGAGCTCACCTTCAGCCACGTCCGCAAGCTGGTCGACGAGATGGTCACCGTCACCGAGGAGGACATCTCCCGGGCGTTGCTGATGCTGCTGGAGCGGGGCAAGCAGGTGGTCGAGCCGGCCGGCGCGGTCGGAGTGGCCGCGCTGCTCGCCGGGGCCGTGCCGGCGCGGACCCCGGCGGTGGCGGTGCTCTCCGGCGGCAACATCGACCCGCTGCTGATGATGCGGGTGATCGAGCACGGCCTCGCCGCCGCCGGTCGCTACCTGCGGGTCACCGTGCGCTGCTCGGACCGGCCCGGCCAGCTCGCCTCGCTGCTCACCGAGATCGCCGGGCACCGGGCGAACGTGGTCGACGTGGAGCACCAGCGGGCCACCCCGCACCTGCGCCTCGGTGAGGTGGAGGTGGCGCTGTCGGTGGAGACCCGGGGGGTCGAGCACTCCGACACGCTGATCAGCGCCCTGCGGGCCAGCGGTTACCAGGTGGTCCTCACACCCGGGACGTGA